A single region of the Pseudomonas solani genome encodes:
- a CDS encoding class I SAM-dependent methyltransferase, giving the protein MSDEREQARVRVDALAPQYQAGAAQWAARLGLPLDGEADFALQLGDDGLQLVDLSPQAPGPVRVDFVEGAAAHRRQFGGGAGQMIAKAVGVQPGIRPQVLDATAGLGRDAFVLASLGCEMDLIERQPLVAALLEDGLARAAGDGEVAAIATRMRLHTGNAIELMQGWQGEAPQVIYLDPMFPHRDKSALVKKEMRLFRPLVGDDLDAPALLAAALALASHRVVVKRPRKAPIIEGAKPSYALEGKSSRYDIYPKKALSKG; this is encoded by the coding sequence ATGAGTGATGAGCGGGAACAGGCCCGGGTGCGTGTCGACGCACTGGCGCCGCAGTACCAGGCAGGTGCGGCCCAATGGGCGGCCAGGCTTGGGCTGCCCCTGGACGGCGAGGCGGACTTCGCCCTGCAACTGGGTGACGACGGCCTGCAACTGGTGGACCTGTCGCCCCAGGCACCGGGCCCGGTGCGGGTCGACTTCGTCGAGGGCGCGGCCGCCCATCGACGCCAGTTCGGCGGTGGCGCCGGGCAGATGATCGCCAAGGCGGTGGGCGTGCAGCCGGGCATCCGCCCGCAGGTGCTGGACGCCACTGCCGGCCTGGGCCGCGACGCCTTCGTGCTCGCCAGCCTGGGTTGCGAGATGGACCTGATTGAGCGCCAGCCCCTGGTCGCCGCACTGCTGGAAGACGGCCTGGCCCGCGCTGCGGGTGACGGCGAGGTGGCTGCCATCGCCACGCGCATGCGCCTGCACACCGGCAATGCCATCGAGCTGATGCAGGGCTGGCAGGGCGAGGCGCCCCAGGTGATCTACCTCGACCCGATGTTCCCGCACCGCGACAAGAGCGCCCTGGTGAAGAAGGAAATGCGCCTGTTCCGCCCGCTGGTGGGCGATGACCTGGACGCCCCGGCCCTGCTCGCTGCCGCCCTGGCGCTGGCCAGCCACCGCGTGGTGGTGAAGCGCCCGCGCAAGGCGCCGATCATCGAGGGCGCCAAGCCCAGCTACGCGCTGGAGGGCAAGTCCAGCCGTTACGACATTTATCCGAAGAAGGCCCTGAGCAAGGGCTGA
- a CDS encoding extensin-like domain-containing protein, producing MRVRRLIPLLVLLLVLGAPLAVYQKWVQLPPRWDPWAPLDVRDDPNLLTPFKLMRLQADPVLCRLALQTSNLKYAALPDSAPAAGCPIENSVRISGSGLVFSSSFIATCEVAVAFALFERHGLQPVARELYGQPVARIDHLGSFACRNIGGTQRRSQHASANALDIAGFRLADGRRISVARDWAGDDTEARFLRRVRDAACEHFNTTLGPEYNVAHHDHFHVDMGLFRMCR from the coding sequence GTGCGCGTGCGCCGGCTGATTCCGCTGCTGGTCCTGCTGCTGGTGCTCGGCGCACCCCTGGCGGTGTACCAGAAGTGGGTGCAGCTGCCGCCGCGCTGGGACCCCTGGGCGCCGCTGGATGTGCGTGACGACCCCAACCTGCTGACCCCCTTCAAGCTGATGCGCCTGCAGGCCGACCCGGTGCTGTGCCGCCTGGCGCTGCAGACCTCCAACCTGAAATACGCGGCGCTGCCGGACAGCGCGCCGGCGGCGGGTTGTCCCATCGAGAACAGCGTGCGCATCAGCGGCTCGGGGCTGGTCTTCAGCAGCAGCTTCATCGCCACCTGCGAGGTGGCCGTGGCCTTCGCCCTGTTCGAGCGCCACGGGCTGCAACCCGTCGCCCGCGAACTCTACGGCCAGCCGGTGGCGCGCATCGACCACCTCGGCAGCTTCGCCTGCCGCAACATCGGCGGCACCCAGCGTCGTAGCCAGCACGCCTCGGCCAACGCGCTGGACATCGCCGGCTTCCGCCTGGCCGATGGCCGGCGCATCAGCGTGGCCCGCGACTGGGCTGGCGATGACACCGAGGCGCGTTTCCTGCGCCGGGTGCGCGATGCCGCCTGCGAGCACTTCAATACCACCCTGGGGCCGGAGTACAACGTCGCCCACCACGACCACTTCCACGTCGACATGGGCCTGTTCCGCATGTGCCGCTGA
- a CDS encoding isocitrate lyase/PEP mutase family protein, producing MPSQAQRAETFRALHQDAGLLVLPNPWDAGSAKMLAALGCRALATTSAGLAFSLGRRDAEGAVNREEALVNARAIVEATPLPVAADLENGYGDSPEACAETIRLAAEVGLVGGSIEDASGRADAPIYPFELAVERVRAAVEAARSLPFSFTFAARAENFLHGRPDLDDTIRRLVAYAEAGADVLYAPGLTTREQIIEVVRAVSPKSVNILVGSPALKMGLAELAELGVKRVSLGSNLARVAYGAFFRAAEDLLCGDLTATQRAMPFDRINDLFKG from the coding sequence ATGCCGAGCCAGGCCCAACGTGCCGAAACCTTCCGCGCCCTGCACCAGGACGCCGGACTTCTCGTACTGCCGAACCCATGGGATGCCGGGTCGGCGAAGATGCTCGCCGCCCTGGGCTGCCGTGCCCTGGCCACCACCAGTGCCGGGTTGGCCTTCTCCCTGGGCCGCCGTGACGCCGAGGGCGCGGTGAACCGTGAAGAGGCATTGGTCAACGCCCGCGCCATAGTCGAGGCCACGCCGCTGCCGGTGGCCGCCGACCTGGAGAACGGCTACGGCGACAGCCCCGAAGCCTGCGCCGAAACCATCCGCCTCGCCGCCGAGGTCGGCCTGGTGGGCGGCTCGATCGAGGACGCCAGCGGCCGTGCCGATGCGCCCATCTACCCCTTCGAGCTGGCCGTCGAGCGTGTCCGTGCTGCGGTGGAAGCCGCGCGCAGTCTGCCGTTCTCCTTCACCTTCGCCGCCCGTGCGGAGAACTTCCTCCATGGCCGCCCTGACCTCGACGACACCATTCGCCGCCTGGTGGCCTATGCCGAGGCCGGCGCCGATGTGCTCTATGCGCCGGGGCTGACCACCCGCGAGCAGATCATCGAAGTGGTACGGGCTGTGTCGCCCAAGTCGGTCAACATTCTGGTGGGCTCGCCGGCGTTGAAGATGGGGCTGGCGGAGCTGGCCGAGCTCGGCGTCAAGCGCGTCAGCCTGGGCTCCAACCTGGCGCGGGTGGCCTACGGCGCCTTCTTCCGCGCGGCGGAAGACCTGCTCTGCGGCGACCTCACGGCCACCCAGCGGGCGATGCCCTTCGACCGTATCAACGACCTGTTCAAGGGCTGA
- a CDS encoding DUF72 domain-containing protein — protein MLPYFLGCPSWNEPAWRGSFYPADTRPAETLEHYTRVFNAVEGNTTFYARPSAATLQLWAERMPAHFRFCAKLPRDISHEGDLRDRIGATQEFLRLLEPLGARVAPLWLQLPASFGPQRLGELADWLDTFSHRAIAVEVRNAAFFARGEEEKALNRLLHERGVERICLDSRALFACDSDDPAVLHAQSKKPRVPVRPTAFSAAPQVRFIGGPDLDANQRYLDPWLDKVADWIGEGLVPHVFLHTPDNHLAAAQAQRFHAGLMTRLPGLPALAESAAQQESTQLDLL, from the coding sequence ATGCTGCCGTACTTCCTCGGCTGCCCGTCCTGGAACGAGCCCGCCTGGCGCGGCAGCTTCTACCCCGCCGATACCCGCCCCGCTGAAACCCTCGAGCACTACACCCGCGTGTTCAACGCCGTGGAGGGCAACACCACCTTCTACGCCCGCCCCTCCGCCGCCACGCTGCAGCTGTGGGCCGAGCGCATGCCCGCGCATTTCCGCTTCTGCGCCAAGCTGCCCCGGGACATCAGCCACGAGGGCGACCTGCGCGACCGCATCGGCGCCACCCAGGAGTTCCTGCGCCTGCTCGAGCCCCTGGGGGCGCGGGTGGCGCCGCTCTGGCTGCAACTGCCGGCGAGCTTCGGGCCGCAGCGCCTGGGCGAGCTGGCGGACTGGCTGGACACCTTCTCCCACCGCGCCATCGCCGTGGAGGTGCGCAACGCCGCCTTCTTCGCCCGGGGCGAGGAGGAGAAGGCCCTCAACCGCCTGCTCCATGAGCGCGGCGTGGAGCGCATCTGCCTGGATTCGCGAGCCCTGTTCGCCTGCGACTCCGACGACCCGGCGGTGCTCCACGCGCAATCGAAGAAGCCGCGCGTGCCGGTACGCCCGACCGCCTTCAGTGCTGCGCCCCAGGTGCGCTTCATCGGCGGCCCGGACCTGGACGCCAACCAGCGCTACCTCGACCCCTGGCTGGACAAGGTGGCCGACTGGATCGGCGAAGGCCTGGTGCCCCATGTATTCCTGCACACCCCGGACAACCACCTGGCGGCCGCCCAGGCACAGCGCTTCCATGCCGGCTTGATGACCCGCCTGCCGGGCCTGCCGGCGTTGGCCGAAAGCGCCGCGCAGCAGGAATCGACACAACTCGACCTGCTCTGA
- the tsaB gene encoding tRNA (adenosine(37)-N6)-threonylcarbamoyltransferase complex dimerization subunit type 1 TsaB — translation MTTLLALDTATEACSVALLHDGRVLSHYEVIPRQHAQRLLPMIQDLLAEAGVGLPALDAIAFGRGPGAFTGVRIAVGVVQGLAFALDRPVLPVSNLAVLAQRAHREQGVTQVAAAIDARMDEVYWGCYRLEAGEMRLTGSEAVLPPERAELPRDSQGEWFGAGTGWGTFASRIPVAVSGQAPDLLPHAQDLLTLATFAWARGEAVVADEAQPVYLRDNVATPKAPR, via the coding sequence ATGACCACCTTGCTGGCCCTGGATACCGCCACCGAAGCCTGTTCCGTCGCCCTGCTGCATGACGGCCGCGTGCTCAGTCACTACGAGGTGATCCCGCGCCAGCACGCCCAGCGCCTGCTGCCGATGATCCAGGACCTGCTGGCCGAGGCCGGTGTCGGCCTGCCCGCCCTCGATGCCATCGCCTTCGGCCGTGGCCCGGGTGCCTTCACCGGCGTGCGCATCGCCGTGGGTGTGGTCCAGGGCCTGGCCTTCGCCCTCGACCGCCCGGTGCTGCCGGTGTCCAACCTCGCCGTGCTGGCCCAGCGTGCCCACCGCGAGCAGGGCGTGACCCAGGTGGCCGCGGCCATCGATGCACGCATGGACGAGGTCTACTGGGGTTGCTATCGCCTGGAAGCCGGCGAGATGCGCCTGACCGGCAGCGAAGCGGTGCTGCCGCCCGAGCGTGCAGAGCTGCCCCGTGACAGCCAGGGCGAGTGGTTCGGCGCCGGCACCGGCTGGGGCACCTTTGCCTCGCGCATTCCGGTGGCGGTGAGCGGCCAGGCGCCCGACCTGCTGCCCCACGCCCAGGACCTGCTGACCCTGGCCACCTTCGCCTGGGCCCGCGGCGAAGCGGTGGTGGCGGACGAGGCCCAACCGGTTTACCTGCGCGACAACGTCGCCACGCCCAAGGCGCCGCGCTGA
- the adk gene encoding adenylate kinase, with amino-acid sequence MRVILLGAPGAGKGTQAGFITKKFAIPQISTGDMLRAAVKAGTELGLKAKSVMDAGGLVSDDLIINLVKERIAQPDCANGFLFDGFPRTIPQAEALKDAGVTIDHVVEIAVDDEEIVGRIAGRRVHPASGRVYHTEHNPPKVAGKDDETGEDLIQRDDDKEATVRHRLSVYHSQTKPLVDFYQKLSAAEGTPKYSAIAGVGSVEEITGKVFAALS; translated from the coding sequence ATGCGCGTGATTCTGCTGGGGGCGCCCGGTGCCGGAAAAGGTACCCAGGCTGGTTTCATCACCAAGAAATTCGCTATTCCGCAAATCTCCACCGGCGACATGCTGCGCGCAGCGGTCAAGGCGGGCACCGAGCTCGGCCTGAAGGCCAAGAGCGTGATGGATGCCGGCGGCCTGGTTTCCGATGACCTGATCATCAACCTGGTCAAGGAGCGCATCGCTCAGCCCGACTGCGCCAACGGCTTCCTCTTCGATGGCTTCCCGCGCACCATTCCCCAGGCCGAAGCCCTGAAGGACGCTGGCGTGACCATCGACCACGTGGTCGAGATCGCCGTGGACGACGAAGAGATCGTCGGCCGCATCGCCGGTCGTCGCGTGCACCCGGCTTCGGGTCGCGTGTACCACACCGAGCACAACCCGCCGAAGGTCGCTGGCAAAGACGACGAAACCGGTGAAGACCTGATCCAGCGCGACGACGACAAGGAAGCCACCGTGCGTCATCGCCTGTCCGTGTATCACTCGCAGACCAAGCCGCTGGTGGACTTCTACCAGAAGCTGTCCGCGGCCGAAGGCACCCCGAAGTACAGCGCCATCGCCGGCGTCGGCTCGGTGGAAGAGATCACCGGCAAGGTGTTCGCAGCGCTTTCCTGA
- the ppc gene encoding phosphoenolpyruvate carboxylase, with product MAEIDARLREDVHLLGELLGNTIRAHQGEAFLEKIERIRKGAKAARKGSRQGEQQLNEALDDLTADELLPVARAFNQFLNLANIAEQYHRIRRRGPQEPELFEKRVLPELLQRLGAAGHSPDQLARQVARLDIELVLTAHPTEVARRTLIQKYDAMAAQLAAQDHSDLSADERAKVHTALERLIAEAWFTDEIRRSRPTPVDEAKWGFAVIEHSLWHALPEFIRQTDRTLHAATGLHLPLTAAPVRFASWMGGDRDGNPNVTAAVSREVLLLARWMAADLYLRDVDHLAAELSMHQASDELRVRVGVHPEPYRALLKQLRERLRATRAWAQAALDGEVAAGPEVLQDNQQLLEPLELCYHSLHACGMGVIADGALLDCLRRAACFGLFLVRLDVRQDSARHRAALAEITDYLGLGDYAAWDEDARLAFLQRELDNRRPLLPPHHKPSAETAEVLATCRVVASAPVASLGSYVISMAGAPSDVLAVQLLLKEAGLQRPIRVVPLFETLADLDNAAPAIDRLLGLPGYRSRLHGPQEVMIGYSDSAKDAGTTAAAWAQYRAQEALVETCRQHQVELLLFHGRGGTVGRGGGPAHAAILSQPPGSVAGRFRTTEQGEMIRFKFGLPDVAVQNLDLYLAAVLEATLLPPPQPEPAWRAEMDRLAAEGVAGYRAVVREHEQFVEYFRQATPEQELGRLPLGSRPAKRRAGGVESLRAIPWIFAWTQTRLMLPAWLGWERALQSAVERGELALLREMRERWPFFATRIDMLEMVLAKADGNIAELYDSRLVEKQLLPLGAHLRDLLSQACTTVLGVTGQSELLASSPETREAISVRNTYLDPLHLLQTELLARSRRAENSAEGPLEQALLVSVAGIAAGLRNTG from the coding sequence ATGGCGGAAATCGACGCACGCTTGCGCGAAGACGTTCACCTGCTCGGCGAATTGCTGGGCAATACCATCCGCGCCCATCAGGGCGAGGCCTTCCTGGAAAAGATCGAGCGCATCCGCAAGGGCGCCAAGGCGGCCCGCAAGGGCTCGCGGCAGGGCGAGCAGCAGCTCAACGAGGCCCTCGACGATCTCACTGCCGATGAGTTGCTGCCGGTGGCCCGGGCCTTCAACCAGTTCCTCAATCTGGCCAATATCGCCGAGCAGTACCACCGCATCCGCCGGCGCGGGCCACAGGAGCCGGAGCTCTTCGAGAAGCGCGTGCTGCCGGAGCTGCTGCAGCGCCTGGGCGCCGCCGGGCATTCGCCGGACCAGCTGGCACGCCAGGTGGCGCGGCTGGATATCGAGCTGGTGCTGACCGCCCACCCCACCGAGGTGGCGCGGCGGACGCTGATCCAGAAGTACGACGCCATGGCCGCTCAACTGGCGGCCCAGGACCACAGCGACCTCAGCGCCGACGAGCGCGCCAAGGTGCACACCGCCCTGGAGCGGCTGATCGCCGAGGCCTGGTTCACCGACGAGATCCGCCGCAGCCGGCCGACGCCGGTGGACGAGGCCAAATGGGGTTTCGCGGTGATCGAGCATTCCCTCTGGCACGCGTTGCCGGAATTCATCCGCCAGACCGACCGCACCCTGCATGCCGCCACCGGCCTGCACTTGCCCCTGACCGCCGCGCCGGTGCGCTTCGCCTCGTGGATGGGCGGTGACCGCGACGGCAACCCCAATGTCACTGCCGCCGTGAGCCGCGAAGTGCTGCTGCTGGCGCGCTGGATGGCCGCCGACCTCTACCTGCGTGATGTCGACCACCTGGCCGCCGAGCTGTCCATGCACCAGGCCAGCGATGAATTGCGCGTACGCGTGGGCGTGCACCCCGAGCCCTACCGGGCGCTGCTCAAGCAATTGCGCGAACGCCTGCGCGCCACCCGCGCCTGGGCCCAGGCGGCGCTGGATGGCGAGGTGGCGGCCGGCCCCGAGGTGCTGCAGGACAACCAGCAACTGCTGGAGCCCCTGGAACTCTGCTACCACTCCCTGCACGCCTGCGGCATGGGCGTGATCGCCGATGGCGCGTTGCTCGACTGCCTGCGCCGCGCGGCCTGCTTCGGCCTGTTCCTGGTGCGCCTGGACGTGCGCCAGGACTCTGCCCGTCATCGCGCCGCCCTGGCAGAAATCACCGACTACCTGGGGCTCGGCGACTACGCGGCCTGGGACGAGGACGCGCGCCTGGCCTTCCTCCAGCGCGAACTGGACAACCGCCGCCCGCTGCTGCCGCCCCATCACAAGCCGTCCGCCGAAACCGCCGAGGTGCTCGCCACCTGCCGCGTGGTGGCCTCGGCACCGGTGGCCTCCCTGGGCTCCTATGTCATCTCCATGGCCGGCGCGCCTTCCGATGTGCTGGCCGTGCAACTGCTGCTCAAGGAAGCCGGGTTGCAGCGGCCGATCCGCGTGGTGCCGCTGTTCGAGACCCTCGCCGACCTGGACAACGCCGCCCCGGCCATCGACCGGCTGCTGGGCCTGCCCGGCTACCGCTCGCGCCTGCACGGCCCGCAGGAAGTGATGATCGGCTACTCCGACTCGGCCAAGGACGCCGGCACCACGGCCGCCGCTTGGGCCCAGTACCGCGCCCAGGAAGCGCTGGTGGAAACCTGCCGCCAGCATCAGGTCGAGCTGCTGCTGTTCCATGGCCGCGGCGGCACCGTGGGACGTGGCGGTGGCCCGGCCCACGCGGCGATCCTGTCGCAACCGCCGGGTTCGGTGGCGGGGCGTTTCCGCACCACCGAGCAGGGCGAGATGATCCGCTTCAAGTTCGGCCTGCCGGACGTCGCCGTGCAGAACCTCGACCTTTACCTGGCGGCGGTGCTGGAGGCGACCCTGTTGCCGCCCCCGCAACCCGAGCCCGCCTGGCGCGCTGAAATGGACCGCCTCGCCGCCGAAGGCGTGGCCGGCTACCGCGCCGTGGTGCGCGAGCACGAGCAGTTCGTCGAGTACTTCCGCCAGGCCACGCCGGAGCAGGAGCTGGGCCGCCTGCCCCTGGGCAGCCGCCCGGCCAAGCGCCGCGCCGGTGGCGTGGAAAGCCTGCGGGCGATCCCCTGGATATTCGCCTGGACCCAGACACGCCTGATGCTGCCGGCCTGGCTGGGCTGGGAGCGGGCGCTGCAGAGCGCGGTGGAGCGGGGCGAGCTGGCGCTGCTGCGGGAGATGCGCGAGCGCTGGCCGTTCTTCGCCACCCGCATCGATATGCTGGAAATGGTCCTGGCCAAGGCCGACGGCAACATTGCCGAACTCTATGACTCGCGACTGGTGGAAAAGCAGCTGTTGCCGCTGGGTGCGCATCTACGCGACCTATTGTCGCAGGCCTGTACGACCGTACTAGGGGTGACCGGGCAGTCCGAGCTTCTGGCGTCCAGTCCCGAGACCCGCGAGGCCATCAGTGTGCGCAACACCTACCTCGACCCGCTGCACCTGCTCCAGACGGAGCTTCTGGCCCGTTCCAGGCGCGCCGAGAACAGTGCCGAAGGCCCCCTGGAACAGGCGTTGCTGGTGAGCGTGGCGGGCATTGCGGCAGGCCTGCGGAACACCGGCTGA
- a CDS encoding DUF4398 domain-containing protein: MELNIMKTSPAVTIRRTVLAALVAGGSALLVGCAGNPPTEQFAVTNTVVKSAVSAGGPQYAPVEMKNAQDKLAQAENLLREERYDEARRIAEQAEWDARVAERKALAIKAEKTLDDAQKGVQQIREEGSRQPIIVQ; the protein is encoded by the coding sequence ATGGAGCTGAACATCATGAAGACAAGCCCTGCTGTAACGATTCGCAGAACAGTCCTGGCCGCCCTGGTCGCCGGCGGTAGCGCCCTGCTCGTCGGCTGCGCCGGAAATCCGCCCACCGAACAGTTCGCCGTGACCAATACCGTGGTCAAGAGCGCCGTCAGCGCCGGCGGCCCACAGTACGCCCCGGTGGAAATGAAGAACGCCCAGGACAAGCTGGCCCAGGCCGAGAACCTGCTGCGTGAAGAGCGTTACGACGAAGCCCGCCGCATCGCCGAGCAGGCCGAATGGGACGCCCGCGTCGCCGAGCGCAAGGCCCTGGCCATCAAGGCCGAGAAAACCCTGGATGACGCCCAGAAAGGCGTCCAGCAGATTCGCGAGGAAGGCTCGCGCCAGCCGATCATCGTGCAGTGA
- a CDS encoding OmpA family protein yields MNKLITVSALSVLSLALVACASKPNPNLDQARSNYSELQAEPQANTLAALETKEAGDMLSRAEQAYADKQDQVQVDQLAYITNQRVELARQTIKQKAAEEALANAPAQRTQAQLDARNQQVDVLVNQLKAKQTDRGQVVTLGDVLFEVDRAELNPNGMSNVQQLGNFLVQNPDRQVVVEGFTDNTGTVDHNLRLSQARADSVRRALVAMGVNPTRITTHGFGKDYPVASNASASSRTLNRRVEVTIANGPGPVAPRAAL; encoded by the coding sequence ATGAATAAGCTGATCACAGTTTCCGCTCTCTCCGTACTCAGCCTGGCGCTGGTGGCCTGCGCCTCCAAGCCCAACCCTAACCTGGACCAGGCACGCAGCAACTACTCCGAGCTGCAGGCCGAGCCCCAGGCCAACACCCTGGCGGCCCTGGAAACCAAGGAAGCCGGCGACATGCTGAGCCGCGCCGAACAGGCCTACGCCGACAAGCAGGACCAGGTGCAGGTCGACCAGCTCGCCTACATCACCAACCAGCGCGTCGAGCTGGCCCGCCAGACCATCAAGCAGAAGGCCGCCGAAGAGGCCCTGGCCAACGCGCCGGCCCAGCGCACCCAGGCCCAGCTGGATGCGCGCAACCAGCAGGTGGATGTACTGGTCAACCAGCTCAAGGCCAAGCAGACCGACCGTGGCCAGGTGGTGACCCTGGGTGACGTGCTGTTCGAAGTGGACCGCGCCGAGCTCAACCCCAACGGCATGAGCAACGTCCAGCAACTGGGCAACTTCCTGGTGCAGAACCCGGATCGCCAGGTGGTGGTGGAAGGCTTCACCGACAACACCGGCACCGTCGACCACAACCTGCGCCTGTCCCAGGCCCGTGCCGACTCGGTGCGCCGCGCCCTGGTGGCCATGGGTGTGAACCCCACGCGCATCACCACCCACGGCTTCGGCAAGGACTACCCGGTGGCCAGCAATGCCTCCGCCTCCTCGCGCACGCTGAACCGTCGTGTGGAAGTGACCATCGCCAACGGTCCCGGCCCGGTCGCCCCGCGCGCTGCGCTTTGA
- the cadR gene encoding Cd(II)/Pb(II)-responsive transcriptional regulator, which translates to MKIGELARLTDCPVETIRYYEREGLLPEPSRSEGNYRQYTQAHVERLAFIRHCRSLDMTQQEIRELLRLRDSPEADCTAANRLIDEHMHHVEVRIAELRSLQEQLRALRAHCQIAGSSESCGILRELEQPAPPSVISDSCAEAGHLHVPGVHKRH; encoded by the coding sequence ATGAAGATCGGCGAGCTGGCACGACTGACCGATTGCCCGGTGGAGACCATCCGCTACTACGAGCGCGAAGGGCTGCTGCCGGAGCCGTCCCGCAGCGAGGGCAACTACCGCCAGTACACCCAGGCCCACGTGGAGCGCCTGGCCTTTATCCGCCACTGCCGTTCCCTGGACATGACCCAGCAGGAAATCCGCGAGCTGCTGCGCCTGCGCGACAGCCCCGAGGCGGACTGCACCGCCGCCAACCGGCTGATCGACGAGCACATGCATCATGTGGAGGTGCGCATCGCCGAACTGCGTTCGCTGCAGGAACAGCTGCGTGCCCTGCGTGCCCATTGCCAGATCGCCGGCAGCAGCGAGTCCTGCGGGATTCTCCGTGAGCTGGAGCAGCCGGCGCCGCCCAGCGTGATCTCCGATTCCTGCGCCGAGGCTGGGCACCTGCATGTGCCGGGGGTGCACAAGCGGCATTGA